One Capsicum annuum cultivar UCD-10X-F1 chromosome 2, UCD10Xv1.1, whole genome shotgun sequence genomic window carries:
- the LOC107859349 gene encoding uncharacterized protein LOC107859349 isoform X1 yields MAIFLILAAATFTTLIASTAAVVPPAESQIPALSSQQNENSVMYELEKAKIKIARLESILDERMTKLNAKIQYIRETEKKIEDISIEIDNLTTALSKLQHHSSRINALEEKVQLLWDAARKNNFEIHELEFKAQDAEKRLEILTSQVEKMADIISEKWIQIRQLEQAVQMTEMRAPKVKRQLTFSKCPFVEFIKNLFGHHLETLKGILHPYGSYSAADPNSYWAQALHHLRGAFSSAKQYHYKLQRFVKQEMERNELPGALANEEVVFLVASALIVFPIYIAFTFLFSHFR; encoded by the exons ATGGCGATCTTCTTAATTTTGGCTGCCGCCACTTTTACTACTCTCATAGCATCGACGGCGGCGGTCGTACCTCCGGCGGAATCTCAGATTCCGGCGTTGTCCAGTCAGCAGAATGAGAATTCGGTGATGTACGAACTGGAAAAAGCGAAGATCAAAATCGCTCGATTAG AATCCATCCTTGATGAAAGAATGACAAAGTTAAATGCTAAAATCCAATACATTAGAGaaactgagaagaaaattgaGGACATTAGTATAGAAATTGACAATCTTACAACTGCTTTATCCAAATTGCAG CATCACTCATCAAGGATTAATGCTCTAGAAGAAAAG GTACAACTGCTTTGGGATGCGGCAAGAAAAAACAACTTTGAAATTCATGAATTGGAGTTCAAAGCGCAAGATGCGGAGAAAAGATTAGAAATTCTTACATCTCAAGTCGAAAAG ATGGCGGACATTATATCCGAAAAATGGATTCAGATACGACAACTTGAACAAGCTGTTCAAATGACAGAG ATGAGAGCACCGAAGGTCAAAAGGCAACTAACATTCAGTAAATGTCCATTTGTCGAG TTCATCAAAAACCTTTTCGGCCACCACCTCGAGACGTTGAAGGGAATTCTGCATCCATATGGATCATACAGTGCGGCTGATCCTAATTCCTACTGGGCTCAAGCTTTGCATCACTTGCGGGGGGCCTTTTCATCTGCAAAACAATACCATTACAAG CTGCAGAGGTTTGTAAAGCAGGAAATGGAAAGGAACGAACTCCCTGGGGCTTTAGCGAATGAAGAAGTGGTGTTCTTAGTG GCCTCAGCTCTGATCGTGTTTCCAATTTATATTGCATTCACGTTTCTCTTCTCACACTTCAGGTAG
- the LOC107859349 gene encoding uncharacterized protein LOC107859349 isoform X2, whose amino-acid sequence MTKLNAKIQYIRETEKKIEDISIEIDNLTTALSKLQHHSSRINALEEKVQLLWDAARKNNFEIHELEFKAQDAEKRLEILTSQVEKMADIISEKWIQIRQLEQAVQMTEMRAPKVKRQLTFSKCPFVEFIKNLFGHHLETLKGILHPYGSYSAADPNSYWAQALHHLRGAFSSAKQYHYKLQRFVKQEMERNELPGALANEEVVFLVASALIVFPIYIAFTFLFSHFR is encoded by the exons ATGACAAAGTTAAATGCTAAAATCCAATACATTAGAGaaactgagaagaaaattgaGGACATTAGTATAGAAATTGACAATCTTACAACTGCTTTATCCAAATTGCAG CATCACTCATCAAGGATTAATGCTCTAGAAGAAAAG GTACAACTGCTTTGGGATGCGGCAAGAAAAAACAACTTTGAAATTCATGAATTGGAGTTCAAAGCGCAAGATGCGGAGAAAAGATTAGAAATTCTTACATCTCAAGTCGAAAAG ATGGCGGACATTATATCCGAAAAATGGATTCAGATACGACAACTTGAACAAGCTGTTCAAATGACAGAG ATGAGAGCACCGAAGGTCAAAAGGCAACTAACATTCAGTAAATGTCCATTTGTCGAG TTCATCAAAAACCTTTTCGGCCACCACCTCGAGACGTTGAAGGGAATTCTGCATCCATATGGATCATACAGTGCGGCTGATCCTAATTCCTACTGGGCTCAAGCTTTGCATCACTTGCGGGGGGCCTTTTCATCTGCAAAACAATACCATTACAAG CTGCAGAGGTTTGTAAAGCAGGAAATGGAAAGGAACGAACTCCCTGGGGCTTTAGCGAATGAAGAAGTGGTGTTCTTAGTG GCCTCAGCTCTGATCGTGTTTCCAATTTATATTGCATTCACGTTTCTCTTCTCACACTTCAGGTAG
- the LOC107861211 gene encoding uncharacterized protein LOC107861211: MEDTTWDQRIQALTHIILDPTTKPSFESQIFISNHVPCYLNWDYPPILCTKYSTTTFPSVYMRWAFSVFLKKVSRLGAPETSWRSKCPYLQPPPLILARGVEEAQWGDEERRQYVRKRFKRRLFRSDVNPFIPFLVPNVLLFSLLLWNPFPIEGVDN, from the coding sequence ATGGAAGACACAACATGGGATCAGAGAATCCAAGCATTAACACACATCATACTCGATCCCACAACCAAACCATCTTTTGAATCCCAAATCTTCATTTCTAACCATGTCCCCTGTTACCTCAATTGGGACTATCCACCAATTCTGTGCACCAAATATTCCACAACCACTTTCCCTTCTGTGTATATGAGATGGGCTTTCTCAGTTTTCCTCAAAAAGGTTTCAAGACTTGGTGCACCTGAAACATCTTGGAGGTCCAAATGCCCATATCTACAACCCCCTCCATTGATACTGGCCAGGGGAGTGGAGGAAGCTCAGTGGGGAGATGAAGAGAGGAGACAGTATGTGAGGAAAAGGTTCAAAAGGAGGCTTTTTAGGAGTGATGTGAACCCTTTTATTCCATTTCTAGTGCCTAATGTCTTGTTGTTCTCTCTTCTGTTGTGGAACCCTTTTCCAATTGAGGGCGTAGATAACTAG